A stretch of the Natribaculum luteum genome encodes the following:
- a CDS encoding DUF7342 family protein: MSNTESPDGPPSFEDAFRDDDVEQRIYGTILQTREPATASAIAEQADCDPKTARKYLGWFSDLGIVTRHDGHPTTYERNDAYFQWRRINQLAAEHTVDELQEHVRNLTTRITDYEDTYDATTPAAVDAVDAAETSDERTIDDVYSDLADWATARDERKRYERARQQRAGAETDQASG; this comes from the coding sequence ATGTCCAATACAGAGTCTCCAGATGGTCCTCCATCCTTTGAGGATGCGTTTCGTGACGATGACGTCGAACAGCGCATCTACGGGACAATCCTTCAGACCCGCGAGCCTGCAACGGCGAGCGCTATCGCAGAGCAGGCCGATTGCGACCCAAAGACAGCCCGAAAATATCTGGGCTGGTTCAGTGACCTCGGGATCGTCACGCGTCACGACGGCCATCCGACGACCTACGAACGCAATGATGCATACTTCCAGTGGCGACGCATCAACCAGCTTGCTGCCGAGCACACCGTCGACGAACTCCAAGAGCACGTCCGCAACCTCACGACACGGATTACCGATTACGAAGACACGTACGATGCCACAACGCCGGCAGCCGTCGACGCCGTCGATGCTGCAGAGACGAGCGACGAACGGACGATCGACGATGTGTATAGCGACCTCGCCGACTGGGCGACCGCTCGAGACGAGCGCAAGCGCTACGAACGCGCCCGTCAGCAACGCGCTGGAGCTGAGACCGACCAAGCGTCCGGGTAA
- a CDS encoding universal stress protein has translation MTFVVPFDGSDLAEAALVRAVEYGTALDEDVVAVSVVPERKRYAREKGWIDDDESFDPDAVVDTLQAQVHALAPEATFDAEQIREFPPAEGIADRIERLAEEHDPSVLFLGSDNVGRVVTPLASVAVNVAADEPYDVHVVRHAAPPKVAELEPHPEFYSDDEQE, from the coding sequence ATGACGTTCGTTGTTCCATTCGACGGGTCCGACCTGGCCGAAGCCGCCCTCGTCAGGGCCGTCGAGTACGGCACTGCCCTCGACGAGGACGTCGTCGCCGTAAGCGTCGTCCCCGAACGAAAGCGGTACGCTCGAGAGAAAGGCTGGATCGACGACGACGAGTCGTTCGACCCCGACGCAGTCGTCGACACGCTGCAGGCGCAGGTGCACGCGCTCGCTCCGGAGGCGACGTTCGACGCCGAACAGATCCGGGAGTTTCCGCCCGCCGAGGGGATCGCCGATCGCATCGAACGACTCGCGGAAGAACACGACCCGTCCGTCCTGTTTCTCGGTAGTGACAACGTCGGGCGGGTCGTGACGCCGCTGGCGAGCGTCGCCGTCAACGTCGCCGCCGACGAACCGTACGACGTCCACGTCGTCCGCCACGCCGCACCGCCGAAGGTCGCCGAACTCGAGCCACACCCGGAATTCTACTCGGACGACGAGCAGGAGTAG